In one Fusobacterium perfoetens ATCC 29250 genomic region, the following are encoded:
- a CDS encoding ACT domain-containing protein gives MKNKYLIVSKEILPDYFDKVIEARELLEQEKVKNISEAVKIVGISRSTYYKYKDFVFLPSDKSHGRKALISITLEHTQGSLSNVLNYISSVNGNILTINQNMPMNDAATVIILMEVLHLTISIEETIEGIKRLSNVINCKLMSIE, from the coding sequence ATGAAGAATAAATATTTGATAGTTAGTAAAGAAATATTACCAGATTATTTTGATAAAGTTATAGAAGCAAGAGAATTATTAGAACAGGAAAAAGTTAAAAATATTAGTGAAGCTGTAAAAATAGTAGGAATAAGTAGAAGTACTTATTATAAATATAAAGATTTTGTTTTTCTACCTTCTGATAAGTCACATGGAAGAAAAGCTCTTATTTCAATAACCTTAGAACATACACAAGGGAGTTTATCAAATGTTTTAAATTATATTAGCTCAGTAAATGGAAATATTCTTACAATAAATCAAAATATGCCAATGAATGATGCAGCGACTGTAATTATTTTAATGGAAGTTCTTCATTTAACAATATCAATTGAAGAAACTATAGAAGGAATAAAAAGGCTTTCTAATGTAATAAATTGTAAATTAATGTCAATTGAATAA
- a CDS encoding M20/M25/M40 family metallo-hydrolase: MINQERLINTFINYVKIDSESLEEKVFAEKVASDFREIGAEVSFDEAYKIVGGSVGNLYCKIEGDKSLEPILMSAHMDTVKPGKGIVPIIEGNIIKSDGTTILGSDDKAGITCILEAVRFAKENNLKYPTIEAVFTICEEIGLKGSKNLDYSKITAKKGIVLDSGGDAGKIITAAPGQLKLTGEFIGKSAHAGVAPEKGISAIQMAAHAISNMKLLRIDEETTANIGTIEASYATNIVPEKVKILGEARSRDNDKLKAQGEHMMKCIQEACEKFGGTFEGGLTHSYSGYKYTEDDSFIKEIKEACEKAGLTPELAVSGGGSDVNNMVEKGIKAVNLGCGMDKVHTTSEQITIDNLINTTKLLIELIRK; this comes from the coding sequence ATGATTAATCAAGAAAGACTAATTAATACTTTTATAAATTATGTAAAAATAGATAGTGAGAGTTTAGAAGAAAAAGTTTTTGCTGAAAAAGTAGCTTCTGATTTTAGAGAAATTGGAGCAGAAGTTTCTTTTGATGAGGCATATAAAATAGTTGGAGGAAGTGTTGGAAACCTTTACTGTAAAATAGAAGGAGATAAATCTTTAGAACCTATTTTGATGTCAGCTCATATGGATACAGTTAAACCTGGAAAAGGAATTGTTCCTATTATTGAAGGAAATATTATAAAATCTGATGGAACTACTATACTAGGTTCTGATGACAAAGCTGGAATTACTTGTATTTTAGAAGCTGTTCGTTTCGCTAAAGAAAATAATTTAAAATATCCTACTATAGAAGCTGTATTTACTATTTGTGAAGAAATTGGACTTAAAGGCTCTAAAAATTTAGACTATTCTAAAATAACTGCAAAAAAAGGAATTGTTCTTGATAGTGGTGGAGATGCTGGAAAAATAATAACAGCTGCTCCTGGTCAATTAAAATTAACTGGAGAATTTATAGGTAAGAGTGCTCACGCTGGAGTTGCTCCTGAGAAGGGAATAAGTGCTATTCAAATGGCTGCTCATGCTATTTCTAATATGAAACTTCTTCGTATAGATGAAGAAACTACAGCTAACATTGGTACAATAGAAGCTTCTTATGCTACTAATATTGTTCCTGAAAAAGTTAAAATTTTAGGAGAAGCTCGTAGTAGAGACAATGATAAATTAAAGGCTCAAGGAGAACACATGATGAAATGTATCCAAGAAGCTTGTGAAAAATTTGGTGGAACTTTTGAAGGAGGATTAACTCATTCTTATTCTGGATATAAATATACAGAAGATGATAGTTTCATAAAAGAAATTAAAGAAGCTTGTGAAAAAGCTGGACTTACTCCCGAACTTGCTGTTAGTGGTGGAGGAAGTGATGTTAACAACATGGTAGAAAAAGGAATTAAAGCTGTTAATTTAGGTTGTGGAATGGATAAAGTTCATACAACTTCTGAACAAATTACTATTGATAACTTAATAAATACTACAAAATTACTTATTGAATTAATTAGAAAATAA
- a CDS encoding KdsC family phosphatase has protein sequence MIKLIVLDVDGTLTDGKIYLDNMGNEMKAFNAKDGLAISQSIKQGLKIAIITGRTSILVERRGKELGITDIIQGCHNKIMALKELLNKYNLTLEETAYIGDDLNDLEVMSLCKFSACPKNSASEIIEISHFISSKNGGDGAVREILEKILKEQNLWKNIVNNFSSTAQ, from the coding sequence TGATAAAATTAATTGTTCTTGATGTTGATGGAACTTTAACTGATGGAAAAATATATCTTGATAATATGGGAAATGAAATGAAAGCTTTCAATGCTAAAGATGGACTTGCTATTTCTCAAAGTATAAAACAAGGTTTAAAAATTGCTATTATTACTGGAAGAACTTCTATTTTAGTTGAAAGAAGGGGAAAAGAATTAGGAATTACTGATATTATTCAAGGATGTCACAATAAAATTATGGCTTTAAAAGAACTTTTAAATAAATATAATTTAACTTTAGAGGAAACTGCTTATATTGGTGATGATTTAAATGATTTAGAAGTTATGTCTCTTTGTAAATTTTCTGCTTGTCCTAAAAATTCTGCTTCTGAAATAATAGAAATTTCTCATTTTATTTCTTCTAAAAATGGTGGAGATGGAGCTGTTAGAGAAATTTTAGAAAAAATTCTAAAAGAACAAAATTTATGGAAAAATATTGTAAATAATTTTTCTTCTACAGCTCAATAA